Proteins encoded together in one Lathyrus oleraceus cultivar Zhongwan6 chromosome 5, CAAS_Psat_ZW6_1.0, whole genome shotgun sequence window:
- the LOC127087671 gene encoding transcription termination factor MTERF2, chloroplastic, with protein sequence MKVDSKVKEISMLLLRMLPLPYASFPHNIHRRFSCSLPNFTKPPLPQFHHNTRPTTQQQQRCRSGIGDGAVTDWELHEGRMAVSTFLQQMGVSSEVSDSIASNSPSYLNMLVETVRDLEHLSSMEDDDNSSVFNFNFNYRDKILHVASLKGDNGKLAFFESLGFTLSSSMNLATYISSSSSSPHTLPSLINKVASIKQLLFPPNHTQFLINNIRLLMRTLSISILDEDLQHTLSFFQKLQAKRGGLNILASHQDAFRCFIETFPTILFLSPDNHISPILNFLQHIGIPAHRIPNIVLAFPPILLSNLQLLQTRLKALNQIDGVDEDYAKLMLKYPWVLSPSIQNNYKEVLAFLYSAKIPKTRIDRAIKKQPQLLGCSTSKMKLMVDQFAELGVQRKKLDQVITKSPQLLLQRPEDFLQVVVFFENMGFDKENIGRLLARCPEIFAASISNTLQRKIDFLSRICLSKAYLPVVIKKYPELLVFDIDRTLPQRIVYLMKLGLSKKEVAYMVRTFPALLGYSINEVLRPKIEFLVNIMKRPLRDVVGYPRYFSYSLEKKIKPRYWVLKGRNIQCSLKDMLAKNDEEFAAEFMGVETLSSHDRL encoded by the exons ATGAAAGTTGATAGCAAAGTGAAAGAAATAAGTATGTTGCTTCTTCGTATGCTTCCACTTCCCTATGCGTCCTTTCCACACAACATTCACCGCCGTTTTTCCTGCTCCCTCCCCAATTTCACTAAACCTCCACTTCCCCAATTTCACCATAACACTAGACCAACTACGCAGCAGCAGCAGCGTTGTCGTTCGGGGATTGGGGATGGCGCAGTCACTGATTGGGAACTGCACGAAGGACGTATGGCGGTTTCAACATTTCTTCAACAAATGGGCGTATCCTCGGAGGTATCCGATTCAATCGCATCAAACTCCCCATCCTATCTCAACATGTTGGTGGAAACTGTCAGGGATTTGGAGCACTTATCTTCCATGGAGGATGATGATAACTCCTCCGTCTTCAATTTCAACTTCAACTACCGAGATAAGATTCTTCATGTCGCTTCTCTCAAAGGTGATAACGGTAAACTAGCTTTTTTTGAGAGTCTCGGTTTCACTCTCTCTTCCTCTATGAATCTTGCTACCTATATATCTTCATCCTCCTCATCCCCTCACACACTTCCGTCTCTCATAAACAAGGTTGCATCTATCAAACAACTCCTTTTTCCTCCCAATCATACTCAATTCCTTATCAATAATATTCGTCTCCTCATGCGCACCTTATCCATTTCAATACTAGATGAAGATCTACAACATACTCTCTCCTTTTTCCAAAAGCTTCAAGCAAAGCGTGGAGGTCTTAATATTCTTGCTTCTCACCAAGACGCTTTCCGCTGCTTCATCGAAACATTTCCTACTATACTTTTCTTATCACCAGATAATCACATCTCACCTATACTCAATTTTCTACAACATATTGGAATCCCCGCCCATCGCATCCCAAACATAGTGCTGGCTTTTCCTCCTATTCTGCTCTCCAATCTTCAACTCCTTCAAACTAGACTAAAAGCCTTGAACCAG ATTGATGGCGTCGATGAAGATTATGCCAAGTTGATGCTAAAATATCCGTGGGTTCTATCTCCAAGCATTCAAAACAACTATAAAGAAGTCCTTGCCTTTTTATATTCCGCAAAG ATTCCAAAGACCCGGATAGACCGTGCAATAAAAAAACAACCTCAACTATTGGGTTGTTCAACTAGCAAGATGAAGCTGATGGTGGATCAGTTTGCCGAACTAGGTGTTCAAAGGAAAAAGTTGGATCAGGTTATCACTAAAAGTCCTCAGCTATTATTACAGAGACCTGAAGACTTTCTGCAG GTTGTTGTGTTCTTTGAAAATATGGGTTTTGATAAAGAAAACATTGGGAGACTACTTGCTCGCTGCCCTGAAATTTTTGCCGCCAGCATTAGTAACACTTTACAGAGAAAGATTGATTTCCTTAGTAGAATTTGTCTTTCTAAAGCTTACCTTCCCGTGGTTATCAAAAAATATCCAGAACTACTTGTGTTTGATATTGACAGAACCTTGCCTCAACG GATAGTGTACTTGATGAAGCTAGGACTTTCAAAGAAGGAAGTTGCATATATGGTACGCACATTTCCTGCTCTACTTGGGTACAGCATAAACGAGGTTCTGAGGCCAAAAATAGAATTTCTGGTGAACATAATGAAGAGGCCATTAAGAGATGTGGTGGGGTACCCTAGGTATTTTAGCTATTCACTAGAAAAGAAGATAAAGCCAAGATATTGGGTTCTGAAAGGAAGGAATATCCAATGTAGCTTAAAGGATATGCTGGCgaaaaatgatgaagaatttgCTGCTGAATTTATGGGTGTTGAAACTCTGTCTTCACATGATAGACTGTAA
- the LOC127082700 gene encoding uncharacterized protein LOC127082700 produces the protein MILVCLYVEDVLLIGGCSNEIAKFKKVLMIKFEMTNLGNMRFELINCKSAITHAETNHKLDYDVKGDDVDAIIFKQLVDPLIYLCNTILDICCAIGLLTSPDIQKDTVKVAATVTTQVILDDLGDDLFAILIDGSRDISVNEKMVVVIRYVNNEGKVIERFFGVVHVSNTSALTLKSGLESLFVKYGLSLSRIRGQASCKRRDILRESQATKVKQALEHGEISSMRGLNQEMTIKKAEETRWSSHYRTLLNIVSLFSSMINVLQMVEEDGTNLDKKCETPMLMNYMQSFEFIFILHLMKMVLEITHDLSQALQRSDQNIVNAMKLVKVSKIRLQVIKDNGWDSLLNDVLLFCEHNNIDITDMNDTFQPTKKKLKRKMKKVSNLHHFQVGLFYEVIDRQLQELNNRFTEVNTELQLCVACLNPRDSFSAFDKERLIRLAQFYPSEFS, from the exons atgattctggtgtgtctctatgttgaGGACGTATTGCTAATAGGGGGTTGTTCAAatgagatagctaagttcaagaaggtgttgATGATTAAGTTTGAGATGACTAATTTAGGAAATATG AGATTTGAGCTAATAAATTGTAAGTCAGCAATCACACATGCTGAAACAAATCACAAGTTGGATTATGATGTTAagggtgatgatgtagatgctatAATTTTTAAACAGTTGGTGGACCCATTGATATATCTCTGTAATACCATACTTGACATTTGTTGTGCAATTGGACTA TTAACATCTCCTGATATTCAAAAGGATACTGTTAAAGTTGCTGCAACGGTCACTACTCAAGTTATACTGGATGATCTTGGAGATGATTTATTTGCTATTTTAATTGATGGATCTCGTGATATTTCAGTGAATGAGAAAATGGTTGTGGTTATACGTTATGTAAATAATGAAGGAAAAGTTATTGAACGCTTTTTTGGTGTTGTTCATGTTTCAAATACTAGTGCTCTAACATTGAAATCGGGTTTGGAGTCATTATTTGTAAAATATGGATTAAGTTTGTCAAGGATACGTGGACAAG CGTCATGTAAGCGCCGAGATATTCTTCGTGAAAGTCAAGCTACAAAGGTGAAACAAGCATTGGAACATGGAGAAATTTCTAGTATGCGTGGCTTGAATCAAGAAATGACAATTAAGAAGGCGGAGGAAACAAGATGGAGCTCACATTATCGTACATTACTTAATATAGTTTCTCTATTCTCTTCTATGATTAATGTGCTACAAATGGTTGAGGAAGATGGTACAAATTTAGATAAAAAATGTGAAACACCAATGCTGATGAATTATATGCAATCTTTTGAATTTATTTTCATCTTGCatttgatgaaaatggttttagAAATTACACATGATTTATCTCAAGCATTACAAAGAAGTGATCAAAATATTGTAAATGCTATGAAGTTAGTAAAAGTGTCCAAAATAAGGCTACAAGTTATAAAAGATAATGGTTGGGATTCTTTGTTGAATGATGTTTTATTATTTTGTGAGCATAATAATATTGACATTACAGATATGAATGACACTTTTCAACCGACAAAAAAAAAGTTAAAGAGAAAAATGAAGAAAGTATCTAATTTACACCATTTTCAAGTTGGATTGTTTTATGAAGTGATTGATCGACAACTTCAAGAGTTGAACAATCGTTTTACAGAAGTGAATACTGAGTTGCAACTTTGTGTAGCTTGTTTAAATCCAAGAGATTCATTTTCTGCATTTGATAAGGAGAGGTTGATTCGTTTAGCTCAATTTTATCCTTCAGAGTTTTCCTAA